The Microcoleus sp. FACHB-68 genome includes a region encoding these proteins:
- a CDS encoding site-specific integrase yields the protein MPKNNRSGQSKLFSDNDYVKLLRQIKNPKHRLFLQIARYSGERWGAITQLHVSDLYADPAKRTPASHITFRAATRKASPNGERRTRQLKICDQLAQELKAYAPPLEGWLFQNALKPATHISFQSADDFLRLAIERAGIGDGYSTHSTRRTFITTLSRAGVALPVIKSITGHTDAKSLLKYIEVSDEQITNALAVL from the coding sequence ATGCCTAAAAATAATCGCAGTGGACAGTCTAAACTTTTCAGTGATAACGACTATGTAAAACTACTGAGACAGATAAAAAATCCCAAGCATCGCTTGTTTTTGCAGATTGCCAGATATTCTGGTGAACGCTGGGGGGCAATCACGCAGCTCCATGTTTCAGATCTTTATGCAGATCCAGCTAAGCGCACCCCAGCTTCGCACATCACCTTTCGGGCGGCAACTCGAAAAGCCTCACCCAATGGTGAGCGGCGGACGCGCCAATTAAAAATCTGTGATCAATTGGCGCAAGAACTTAAAGCTTATGCGCCGCCGCTGGAAGGGTGGCTTTTTCAAAATGCCTTAAAGCCGGCAACGCATATCAGCTTCCAAAGCGCGGATGATTTTCTACGATTGGCGATTGAGCGAGCCGGCATTGGTGACGGGTATTCAACGCACTCTACTAGACGAACTTTTATCACGACACTTTCGCGTGCCGGTGTAGCGCTCCCAGTAATTAAAAGCATTACCGGCCATACAGATGCAAAAAGCTTACTCAAATATATCGAGGTGAGCGATGAGCAGATTACAAACGCGCTTGCTGTTTTATAG